A single region of the Synergistes jonesii genome encodes:
- a CDS encoding 4Fe-4S dicluster domain-containing protein, which produces MSCDKDKLFNSGVLVEHVEGALLPPQEKWEAKKGGYVVIECPKRIPCNPCHTSCPTGAVLPFEDINDTPKIDYDKCTGCGICVSRCPGLACFVIDLTVGKGQALIKLPYEMLPLPSKGQKVKCLNRVGEEVAEGEITSVTEPSKDKTYVLSVLIPKDKADDIRAVKVQ; this is translated from the coding sequence ATGAGCTGCGACAAAGACAAACTCTTCAACAGCGGAGTGCTGGTAGAACACGTGGAAGGAGCGCTGCTGCCGCCGCAAGAGAAATGGGAAGCCAAAAAAGGCGGTTACGTGGTGATAGAATGCCCCAAGCGCATCCCCTGCAACCCCTGCCATACCAGCTGCCCCACCGGGGCCGTGCTGCCCTTCGAAGACATAAACGACACGCCGAAAATAGACTACGACAAATGCACCGGCTGCGGCATCTGCGTATCGCGCTGCCCGGGTCTTGCGTGCTTCGTGATAGACCTTACGGTGGGAAAAGGGCAGGCTCTCATCAAACTACCGTACGAAATGCTGCCGCTGCCGTCAAAAGGACAGAAAGTCAAATGCCTGAACAGAGTCGGCGAAGAAGTGGCGGAGGGGGAAATCACATCTGTGACGGAGCCTTCGAAAGACAAGACCTACGTTCTGAGCGTGCTCATCCCCAAAGATAAAGCGGACGACATCCGCGCCGTGAAGGTCCAGTAA
- a CDS encoding NAD(P)/FAD-dependent oxidoreductase — translation MKKVYETDLLVIGGGAAGLCAAAEAGGAGAKVTVIESDLHAGGQLVKQTHKFFGSKDEYAGTRGYKIADILLEEIAGLGDRVQISCNSTVTGYYPEDGVYTVMQGEEEYYRIKAKKAVIATGAQERMIPFTNNDLPGVYGAGAVQTLMNVYGVVPGKRVVMVGAGNIGLIVSYQLKQAGVEVAAVVEAMPKIGGYWVHAAKIRRLGIPVLLRHTVVEAIGDKILEGAVIQELDDKFQLIGEPEKIECDIICMAVGLTPTTELFWQAGCKMQYVPQLCGYVPYRDKNMRTSNPDIWVAGDASGIEEASAAMVEGRVAGHSAAKALGLPVDDGKFDEYWTRLHHLRAGEVGEKITAGINQVLVQGWEA, via the coding sequence ATGAAGAAGGTATATGAGACAGACCTTCTGGTCATAGGCGGCGGAGCCGCAGGCCTTTGCGCGGCGGCGGAAGCCGGGGGAGCCGGCGCCAAGGTGACCGTTATAGAAAGCGACCTGCACGCCGGAGGGCAGTTAGTCAAACAGACCCACAAATTCTTCGGTTCGAAAGACGAATACGCGGGGACGCGCGGCTACAAGATAGCGGACATCCTCCTTGAGGAGATAGCTGGGCTGGGAGACAGAGTGCAAATAAGCTGCAACTCCACAGTCACCGGCTACTACCCGGAAGACGGGGTATACACCGTGATGCAGGGAGAAGAAGAGTACTACCGCATCAAGGCGAAAAAAGCGGTGATAGCGACCGGGGCGCAGGAAAGAATGATCCCCTTCACGAACAACGACCTTCCCGGCGTATACGGAGCGGGAGCGGTACAGACCCTGATGAACGTATACGGCGTAGTGCCGGGCAAAAGAGTCGTCATGGTGGGAGCGGGCAACATAGGGCTCATAGTCAGCTACCAGCTTAAGCAGGCGGGAGTGGAAGTAGCGGCGGTAGTCGAAGCCATGCCTAAAATAGGCGGCTACTGGGTACACGCGGCGAAAATCAGAAGGCTGGGCATCCCCGTACTCCTAAGACACACCGTAGTGGAGGCCATAGGAGACAAAATACTCGAAGGCGCCGTGATCCAGGAACTGGACGACAAATTCCAGCTCATAGGCGAGCCGGAGAAAATAGAGTGCGACATCATCTGCATGGCGGTAGGACTCACGCCCACCACGGAACTCTTCTGGCAGGCCGGCTGCAAAATGCAATACGTTCCGCAGCTCTGCGGCTACGTCCCCTACAGAGACAAAAACATGCGCACCAGCAACCCCGACATCTGGGTGGCGGGAGACGCCTCTGGCATAGAAGAAGCCTCCGCAGCGATGGTAGAAGGCCGGGTTGCGGGGCACTCGGCGGCCAAAGCGCTGGGACTTCCGGTAGACGACGGTAAATTCGACGAATACTGGACGAGACTCCACCACCTGCGCGCCGGCGAAGTAGGAGAAAAAATCACAGCCGGCATAAACCAAGTACTCGTACAGGGATGGGAGGCGTAA
- a CDS encoding (2Fe-2S)-binding protein has protein sequence MAKANVICRCEEIEIDTIREWIARGYDTFDELKRELRVGMGPCQGRGCRDIILREIAKATGKPVAELSPGTMRPPVKPIKISLLAEDFREGEHR, from the coding sequence ATGGCGAAAGCAAACGTGATATGCCGCTGCGAAGAAATAGAGATAGACACTATACGCGAGTGGATAGCGCGCGGCTATGACACATTCGACGAGCTCAAGAGAGAGCTTCGCGTCGGCATGGGCCCCTGTCAGGGACGCGGCTGCCGCGACATCATACTGCGCGAGATAGCTAAGGCGACCGGCAAACCCGTCGCCGAACTGTCCCCTGGGACGATGAGACCACCAGTTAAACCAATAAAAATAAGCCTCCTCGCCGAGGACTTCAGGGAAGGTGAGCACAGATGA